The Biomphalaria glabrata chromosome 13, xgBioGlab47.1, whole genome shotgun sequence sequence ATATTAGCCTCCATGTCAATGCAAACTCTTGGTATGAGTAATTCATTCTGTCAGaggacatgtcccgcaaatctCATGTGAACTTTGGTCACAACCTCCTTAAGTGGTCGAGTCCTAGTTCAGACCTCGGTGGCAGCTTTTGGAAAATGGTCCTTGCCTTTCCTATTCTGCATGCAATGTCATGTTAGCCATCCCTATTGTTTGCTATGAGGCTGCCTAGACACTGAACTTCCCCATCTCTTCAAACTCTTAACTCGCCAAATCTGACAAGGGTatcctttgccttatatccaacATAGTAGACTGAATTAAAAACATCAAAAGATTATGTCATCAGTCATCAACTTCTACAATACAAAATAGATACTTATTTTAATTTCTCTATTTCCATACCTCTATTGCTTGTGggcgggcatttctatacaatctgGCCCACAAATTATTTGCTTTATGATAGGAATTCAATTATTTCATGTACAtatcttaaaaattattttgtaaagtttgACAATGTATTGAAAACTGGGTCTATGTAACATAATATATTTGTACTAGTAGGTAGCCTGGttaaatgaatgattaattGAATTACTTTTGAAACTATTTGGTATTACTAAATGAGTAAAATATACCACATGAAATTCTGAACTTTCTTGACTTGAAAAAATCATGCTACCATTTTTGCCTACATTAACATATATTCATGAACTTCATACACAAGGCTAAATATCCCCTTCATGAACTACCCGCTGCCACATCGTTTATAACTGTGTCCAAATGGATTACTTGTAGAAACTCTTTATCAACAACCATCAACATAAAATCTTCCAAGTGTCATGCATTTTTAACACGCAGTGACTTCTTTCACAAGCTCCATGCGTACAAGGCAGCATAATAAGATACACTCTTGTCAATAAATTTCACatctttaaaaagtttgtatctATAACAGCCATTGTGGCATCATTTGCATGTTCTATtcggattcagtttcactctTCACCATGTTGTCAGGCAAATAGACTTTAATGTACTAATCTTCTTCCTCAATTCTTTTGTCTGCTCACCTCATAAGGTCATCTGCTGCTTTCTTAATAACTTGTAGATCCTTTTTGAGTGCCTACATCTTGGAGTtggttacacacacacacacacacaatgtaatATGCTCTAACTAACTTTAAGAATATCAAATTCAcctatttgaagataatttactatACGTATGGTTAGTTCAAAAGGTTCattatttgaagataatttaataAACTTGTGGTTAGTTCAAAAGGTTTAGGAAAGTAAATACTGTTaagattgttttatattttagcaAATCCTTTTGAATGTGGATTTAAGTCCACATCTTCAATGTCTTTCTTCGTCAGGTAACGTGGCTTGATCTCCAGGAATAAATGACGTTGTGCCAGTTCATTCATTGTTGAATATCTTGTGCTTGCTAAGAAACAGACTTATGTTTTCATTGCATTTATTTGGCAAAGGATTCcaacaatatttcttttttcaactTTATTTCTGGTTCTCCTTTGTGCTTCTTATTAGATTCTTTCGCATATTGACTCATATCAATTTTTGCTCACTTTAGTAACATTATTCACCTCTAGGTCTCACTCCTTAGTTGTTTATAGCTTTCGTGAAAGGGATGAATTAAATAGaagataataatttataataattgtGCTATTGTGAAGGACTTCGTCATAGTGGGTCAATCACGCAATCATGTAAAAACTTAACCAAATCAGAAAAAATTCCTATGTAACTGGACAGTCAATGCTTAAGATTGAGTGCATTGTGATTGATCGCTATATAGATTTATCTGAATATATTCACACTAACATGAACTATattatctttataagaaatatagccTTATGTTGCTTGTTAGTCACTTAGTGTGTAGAAGGGATGGGGCCTATTAGAAGCACTGTATACAGatataggctattacattattttggacAATACATTAGATTAGTATAACACTttagagtctgtaaaagatctTTATTTCAAATCACATcattttataagagaatattataaaatctttaacaatttaatacaagCCTTGGtgacatccatgcggcccttttgGTGGTTCTACCGTCCCTATTAGGTAGTTGACCTACCAGGCATTTGTCCGGTTGTCCATAtgtcagtccgcccctgcttaaCACCAATTCTTTCATTCGCACaatctattgttttatttttatcataatTTCCAGTCATGCAATATCTTTGGCACTTATTTCTTCCAACTTTAAGGACACTCTCCTTTGAGTTCCAAACTTATTTTTATAGTACTGGTACCTTTTTAACTAGTCAGTAGTTACATATGAATgtaaatttgtgttttattcAGTTTCTAGTGACTCTCTTGTTTAGTGTAATAAACGACATCCTGTGTTTATCATTGTATGAACCAAGAGGGTATAATACGTTTCAGCCAATAGGTAAGTTATTATTTAATCCTCATACATTAACAATCCTGCACAGtagcacattaaaaaaaattatattagaaTTGATGGCTAGGTAAAAGGTCCCCAGACTGCCATACCAAGATTTAGAACGGCAATTGATGCtgaatttttacaaatttggaATCAGGTTTATCCTGGTGCAGACATCTCTTATTGGTATCTAAAATCTTTAGTGGAAAATATAAGAGGGTGTGGAATTTTTTTCTGGCCACACTGTTCCTGTAGTTACTGTTGAAACTGACTCTCAAGGGAAATTTGTATATGTGTATTTAAGAGTTCTCATTTTAATCAACATACATGTATCGTTTCTTaaagtttttattgtttttcacCATTGCACAACTATTGTTTCCTTCCAAGAGTTTGATTTTGTTCCCTACATACTACGAGTACAATTTTCTTGCTTACCATGTGAATGTATTGCTGTGAAGTTTATAATACTTATGAtaaaacattctttaaaaaaaaatgtttgatttgaGGTTAGCAGATTTTCATGAATGGGAAAGTAAAATAGGTTATATAATGGAATATTAATGACCATGCTTCTTAATTTGTATTAGGACGGCTTCCTGGCATTATCAAATGGATTGTCATCCACAATATGATCCCAAGCTTGAATTGTTTCTTCTAACTTTCAGGCTATTTGGGCTAGGACAAAGTTATTTATTCTTAGATCAGCTTTTGAGTGTCAATAGTTATTCTTATttactcttttcttttttcactaatgaccttataatttttttcacagGAGGTTCTTTAAGAAATGAATACAGATTTGCATTGGGGTATcctttaaaatattgaattttgtaaaattgtAAGCTTCttttgcagatttttttttttcataagaacAATTAGGAGCATTTTTTGTCTAAAAgaatatttagtttaaaatttcaGCATTTTCAAATACCAGtatatttataattgttttaagttttttaagtactgagttttaaaaacatttatttaggtTTTTAGATAACTGctaaattttcaaaacaatcgGTAATTAGCAGATCAATGAATCGTCAATTCATATTTCTCTGTGTAATTTTGTTTCTAAAGTTTTAATTAGTCACCAGTTGAAATACTTGAGTCTGATATGTACCCCGGTATGCAAGGGCCATCTTTATAATACTTTTATCTAATAGATAGGATAGAGTCAGGACTGGAGCTGTTTGGGCTTCAGTAGATGGCCAGTGTGCCCAACACGTTGCATGGTGCTTAGAAGGTTGCACTATGTTGTGCCTTAATGGAAAATTTCACATGCATATATTTAATGGGAACCACATTTTGATTAGAGAAATGCTCTTTGGTAATTGCTGGTGCTTTAAAGACCCACACATTGTTTAAATGATCAGGTCAGTGCATCACACAAGTTCTCATAGAGTTAGACTTAAATTAGCATGAAAAAtgattcttttaaaagaaattgtgGAAATCAAAGAACTACACTAATTTTTGTTGATCTTGTCTGCTTTTATAAATAGATGAAAAATTTAGGCTCAAATTAGGTCtttgaaaagaaatttttattaaatttaaaaatctcaacatataaataaaagtggcatgtagttataaaaaaattataagctaGTACTACATTTGCaagtaagtattttaaaaacttaggTTGATCATTACTGATAGTTTTTTTTCCTGTGCATTCAAATTATATCTTAACCATTTATTCAGCATGgctataacaaatttattgctAAAACCAGTGACAGCATTTTTTCTCGTGCGTATCTACAAAAGCAGATCCTTAGGGACAGATTTTAACTCTGGTATTCCAGGATTTGGTaagataaaaatttaaatatttttatttactgatATTCTGGCATATTTTTTTCAGGTTTTGAGTTTTATGAAATGACACAATTTGCACCTTAGCCTATTTTGAGACTGATtccaaaattgtttttttgtctgtaAATGAACTGGTAATCATTCCAAGAGAAGGCTCACATCATTTTTTTTCGTTCTTGAAACCTAATCAATTGATATAAAACTACTGATTAGATAGTAGTGTAGATAGTAGTGTTCTTTGTATTGTAAATATTAGGCTAATTTAACAAATTGATTTCATATTTTGCAATTCAAACTCTAAAAATAGTTGTGGAATTTGGAAACAACGAATGCAGATGATCATAATAAACATGaaataactaaatttaattaaacattttttttttttttaatgttaatctTACTTGTAGCATAGTATGGTGATCATAAACCTTAATAATATGTTGtcatattttactttatttttaatctgacactataaatgctttttttttttttgttgttgtcataAACATTTTCACTACCTACTATGACaactatttaaaagaaaaataaatatgatcCTACATATTATTGACTGTGCATTGACAATATATTTTTCTGATCAGTTGGAGTTGGAGGTAGCAATGTTGACAGTAAACAGGAAACTGTTGGACCCTATGCTAGACCACCTGAACATTACCCATATCAGGAGCCTCCCACATACCAGCAGACTCCAGGAACAGATGCTCCTTAAATAGACAACACagctggttttgttttgtttgtgtgcaTCTTACCcaatgttttgttcttttaaaagttttattgaaaattaaaattctattttgGTGTTCAGGCTTTTGTATTCTACCAGGTTCATGAATTAATAGTTGACTTGACCTCATATAGGAATTAACATTGTAAGAGTTGCTTTCAGCCACATAGCAGGACATGCCATTGTCTTGTTTGTTCATACTTAAGTTTAAACCAAACTTTGATTCTCTGTGCCTCCATAACAGGATGATTAGTACTAGTTTATCTAATGGAAAATATACAGTAAAAAAAGAATTAGTTCTACTGCCAGAACTCATACAAACCTACTCTTTCATTCCAAATTGTGCATGGGACAAGGAGACTGAATTAATCAGAACCAAAGTATAGCAAACACTATAAAATCACTTGAACTTCTTATCAACCTGAGCAAATGTGATAAGTGCCAATAATCTTTTGAAAGAATATGTGTTTAATTATGATGGgatcacaaagataaaaatcaaatttattgagatcaaaattatttgttaaattCACTTTGCTatttaaacagttttttttttttttgcatcttaTATAaagcagggttttttttttttttttttggttgtttatatCACACTATGAAATATGTGTGTTGCATTTGATATACCATACATACAAATTTAACTATGCTATATCACATTAAtacagttacttttttttacattcccatttaatattgtaatttattgttaataaatataaaaaaaaaattggtttattATTTAATGGTGTGAATTCTGtgaattatcttatttttaacATGCATTTTTCATTCATATGTAACACCTTAAAATATAGTTGGAATTTTattaataagaatttaaaaatcttgactgtatatataatagatatgGTTTTCTTATCCAgattatagatttattaataCCTGGTCTATAGTCAATACATCATGTTGTCAGAGGCTTGCTATCTTCATTTACCTTGGTTGTTGTCTatgaattgaaacaaaaaatgcttttcttcttttttttaatatagttttGTTATATACAGTTATTTTACTCCTGCCCCTCCCCATTCCTTAGAAGATATTCTCAAGTATATTTGGGACAAGGGAAAGGTTTTGggagtcttcttcttcttcctctttgCTTTTGGGAGTGaatcctgaggaaaaatcaggagctgttGACCCTTAGACTGTTTGCAACATACAATTTTACACCCTGGAAGAACCTGCAATGCTGCTGATTCCAAATTGTATTGTCTATCTGCTGTTCCCTTGGACTCATCAGTTATATAGATGCTGTTTGGGCAAAACGTTTCTGACCAAAGCTATTGCTCAAGCTTTCATCTcacatctcatttctatgataTGAACCAAAGTTTTTCTATGACTAAAGGAGGTCAACAGTATGGGACAAGTGAAGTAGAGTTAACTAATTTTTAAGGGATATTATGTTGTTAGCGAAATGACCAACCACTTGTTAAACATGAACTCAGAAAATAGCTTTATTTCTACCAAACTTGATTCCCAAACCCCCATCTAGATAGCCATCACATTCCTAGCTTCCTCTAGTTTTAAACCTTTGTAcctcaaaagttttttttagtaagtaaataaaaaataatatttaagataACAGTCCTGTTcagctatttttgttttattttgaccaatcttgagATTACCATCTCATTATTTTGTGACAATTATTGTACCagtattgtatatatttttaaacatattacTGTAGGGCTACACTTACTTTCAGATTTCTTCTACTTCTTcttttgtaattatttctatattactggtaggcctactattactGTAAGTCTTTCTTTAATTACTTCTAGGTCAGATTTACTAATTCCTTTGTTAGGAGTGCTTGTATTCAATAattctataaatattttgtttcaatcttCTAATGTTGTAATCCTATGaaaaaatatcaagaaaaatgtatgatttttcaaaattaattgtGATGTGCAAACTCATTTTTTgaaatttgatatttaaatattttgtttctacgaataacatttatttaactttttacatgcaatttgaaatgtttttaaataaacaaaaaaattgaatatactgttgttattataattattttcataaactttaGCAATTAGTAATTTTCTGGCATCGCAAGGGGTGTGATTCTTTAATGAGAAACATTGTAGTCCCCTAAACATTGTCAATGGAGGAATTTCTCATAATATCACAGATCTCTTGCAGTCCTTCCCTTTTTAAAGTAGCAAGAATTTTTAAGGTAATGTAGTGTAACAGAGCTGTTTATTTTCTTCATGtgtccagcgtgtcagaagtCTATTGTGTGTTGATAGTCATGTGAGACCTGGATGTGCATACTGTGATATTGTTGAATAAACCTAGATAATTGCTAATTCAAGTAGAGGGTCTGAAAGATATTGGGTCTGTTGTCAcccccttaccccccccccccccccccctaggcTAATATTGCAATAGCAGCCTAGTTGCTATTTTTagtatacaaactcaatagctttaagctaaataagaagatcctagaTAATTTTTActgcgcgactatacaaaatctgctaacatacagaataacttgttggcaaagcgacgcttcatctaaactgttgcgccgcTTAGacaacatcattaaaaaagcatctaaaatcacacgcacaacactaccatatttaaatgaactttttgaacaaaaatttctcaaaaatcttggaagacaacagccacccgctccatcataatTACGTCAAGTCATCACAAAGCGCTACAAAAACTCATTTgttccttactcggtcagaagttactatatcaacgccactcctTGATCAAGAAACATGAAAGGGACCAAGATATATGTGTGTAGTCGCTCAATGAACTCTTATATTTATgagtatgtttctgttgtgttagctttatatgagaaaagagtccttttaatcacaacaaatttccataacgATGCAGTcttagacttaattttgtagcaaattaaataatgaaacaattaCTTCTGtttaaattcttaaaaaagaaacttaaactTGTACTGTCCATTATGTCTCTTACTAATAATTATTACTAATGCATACCAGTACTTGATGCATGTAGAGTTGACACAAATTAGTGATCTAGAGTTTCTGATGGTATGctgtaattaaaaattaatattttcataGCCTGAGCAAAAATTGTAGCGTCCGATAGACTTCAGCCTAGAATCTTAATAGCTCAGTACACCAGTTCTCTTTATTATATcacatatttcattattttgttgtatAGTCTTGTAAGAGAGAGGCAAGtaagtaaaataacaaaataagttAACCATATTGTAATATTTATCTTACAGACTTACACTCTATGTTTCTCATGTCTTTTCAAGTGCTTTATAATTTGATACTAAACAGCCAAATATCTTTAGTGATTTACTGACTAAAGAGAATACCGTACCCCTGGCGGATTATAGTTTATAACTTCTTTTAAATGAAACAGTTTCGTTGTTCAAGTTCAGTGTGTAAAATAAGTAGGTTACTGTAAAgctgtaaacatttctttttactttatCTTGAAGTCAAAGGCCTTAAATGTGGGACAATGCAttggtaaaatttaaataatatccTATCTTATGTGGTTTTAACATTAActgtagcctttttttttattcccaaCATTCAAGACTacatatgtttttttcttatttttgaaAGTGTATCAATTATAACAAACCactccatctttttttttttcaatttgaagTAGGaagactatataatatatatatatatatatatatatatatatatatatatatatatatatatactatatatatatatatatataatataaaatcaaGTCATGATTTGATAAAAgccttgattttaaaaaatgcacaaatttttttttaaacagcctacatgcataaatatatatatatatatatatatatatatatatacacacacatataataagacatagtctatatttatatatatccaAGTAAACTAATCTAAGCCATGTTTTACACTCGAGCACTatgctatttattttgtaaaaatagtttCTATTCATAAtcatcctatttttttttccgataACTGTtgttactttttatattttctttatctcaATCATGTCATCTCCTTTCCTTCTGGCAATcacccctttttaaaaaaatttgcatctagCATGCTTATAATGTTAGTGCCATATGGTTTAATCCAATCTCTTTTTGCAGACATGAGAAAAGTAAGAGGGAGACAATTTaaatctgggagaaggttttatTACGTGCTGCCATTAGGTGCGCAGCAAAGACAACTCAGGTCCAGTAAGGACTGATTTCGAAGTCAAACTGAAGCCCCCTTGACAGTAGTCAAAGGGTTTTTGCAACTAAGCCACAAAGTATAATATAGGCCTTATACCCggtattttatcttatatgcATGCAGGTGGAGAtcgagagacagtgaccaagaaagctatggacagtgaaaaaacatGGGTCTCAGTTCTGGAAGAAAAGAGTATGTTAAGA is a genomic window containing:
- the LOC106053140 gene encoding type-1 angiotensin II receptor-associated protein-like, producing MPENINSSLVLKVIWMTHFILTSWALFGGWLPTAYFYTHLAVLAFGFWAIVSNESVDAALMFLVTLLFSVINDILCLSLYEPRGYNTFQPIGGSLRNEYRFALGMAITNLLLKPVTAFFLVRIYKSRSLGTDFNSGIPGFVGVGGSNVDSKQETVGPYARPPEHYPYQEPPTYQQTPGTDAP